A window of the Brumimicrobium sp. genome harbors these coding sequences:
- the queG gene encoding tRNA epoxyqueuosine(34) reductase QueG yields MTIEENTRFIKNKAQELGFMYCGISKADYLEDEAPHLAAYLKNGWHGKMQWMENHFDKRLDPRKLVSGAKSVISLLFNYYPEERQKDPEAPKLAKYAYGIDYHFVIKDKLKELFKAIQEEIGEVEGRVFTDSAPVLDKAWAKRSGLGWIGKNALLITPQKGSFHFIGELIIDLPLVYDGPIKDYCGTCTRCIDACPTGALTPYKIEAKKCISYLTIELKDQLLPSEFKGKMENWMFGCDICQDVCPWNKFATPHQESLLTPRPKILEFTKAEWKEITEDIYKEIFKDSAVKRAKYEGLKRNIDFLFDKDE; encoded by the coding sequence ATGACTATTGAGGAGAATACTCGTTTTATAAAAAATAAAGCTCAAGAATTAGGCTTTATGTATTGCGGTATATCAAAAGCTGACTATTTAGAAGACGAAGCTCCTCATCTGGCAGCTTATCTGAAAAATGGATGGCATGGAAAGATGCAGTGGATGGAAAATCATTTTGACAAACGATTAGATCCACGTAAATTAGTTTCAGGGGCAAAATCAGTGATTTCCTTACTTTTTAATTATTACCCAGAAGAACGACAAAAAGACCCTGAAGCTCCTAAATTAGCCAAGTATGCCTATGGTATCGATTATCATTTTGTGATTAAGGATAAACTAAAGGAGCTTTTTAAAGCAATTCAAGAAGAAATTGGTGAAGTAGAAGGAAGAGTTTTCACAGATTCTGCTCCAGTTTTAGATAAAGCTTGGGCAAAACGCTCAGGTTTAGGCTGGATTGGAAAAAATGCCTTACTCATTACTCCTCAAAAAGGATCTTTTCATTTTATCGGTGAATTAATTATTGATTTGCCACTTGTCTATGATGGTCCTATTAAAGATTATTGTGGAACTTGTACCCGATGTATTGACGCCTGTCCAACAGGAGCGCTTACACCATACAAAATTGAAGCAAAGAAATGTATTTCTTACCTCACTATCGAATTGAAGGATCAACTTTTACCTTCCGAATTTAAAGGAAAAATGGAGAATTGGATGTTTGGGTGTGATATCTGCCAAGATGTTTGCCCTTGGAATAAATTTGCCACACCTCATCAAGAATCGCTATTAACTCCACGCCCCAAAATATTGGAATTTACCAAAGCTGAATGGAAAGAGATTACGGAAGATATTTATAAAGAAATATTTAAAGACAGTGCAGTAAAACGAGCAAAATACGAAGGACTTAAACGAAATATTGATTTCCTTTTTGATAAAGATGAATAA
- the ruvB gene encoding Holliday junction branch migration DNA helicase RuvB has protein sequence MEEEDFDYHYERESQENDLDKVLRPKSFDDFTGQASIIDNLRIFVEATKQRKEPLDHVLLHGPPGLGKTTLANIIANELNVGFKVTSGPVLDKPGDLAGLLTNLEKGDVLFIDEIHRLSPVIEEYLYSAMEDFTIDILIDSGPNARTVQIALNPFTLVGATTRSGLLTAPLRARFGINSRLQYYDAKTLTLIVERSANLLNIPIEYEAAHEIASRSRGTPRIANALLRRIRDFAQIKGTGKIDLKITNIALSALNVDKNGLDEMDNRLLRTLIEKFNGGPVGITTLATAVGENAGTLEEVYEPFLIQEGYLVRTQRGRKATPKSFEHLGIFPSNPQGNLF, from the coding sequence GTGGAAGAGGAAGATTTCGATTATCATTATGAACGCGAGAGTCAAGAAAATGATTTGGATAAAGTCTTACGACCTAAAAGTTTTGACGATTTTACCGGTCAGGCCAGCATTATAGATAATCTTCGTATTTTTGTAGAAGCTACAAAACAACGAAAAGAACCTCTCGACCATGTTTTATTACACGGCCCCCCAGGACTCGGAAAAACGACTTTAGCTAATATCATAGCTAATGAGTTAAATGTTGGATTTAAAGTAACTTCCGGACCAGTTCTAGATAAACCAGGTGATTTAGCTGGATTACTTACTAATCTTGAAAAAGGAGATGTACTATTTATTGATGAGATACATCGTCTATCACCTGTAATAGAGGAATATCTTTATTCTGCCATGGAGGATTTTACGATAGATATTCTCATCGACTCAGGACCTAATGCACGCACCGTACAAATTGCATTGAACCCATTTACGCTGGTTGGTGCCACTACGCGATCAGGTTTACTAACCGCTCCTCTTCGAGCAAGATTCGGTATTAATTCTCGTCTGCAATATTACGACGCTAAGACGCTTACCTTAATCGTAGAACGTTCTGCTAACTTACTAAATATTCCAATCGAATATGAAGCAGCGCATGAAATTGCCAGCAGAAGTAGAGGAACTCCTCGTATCGCCAATGCCTTACTAAGAAGGATTCGTGATTTTGCACAAATAAAAGGTACAGGCAAGATTGATTTGAAAATCACTAATATCGCTTTATCTGCACTGAATGTCGATAAAAACGGTTTAGATGAGATGGATAATAGATTATTGCGTACCTTGATTGAAAAATTTAATGGGGGACCTGTAGGTATAACCACTCTCGCCACAGCAGTAGGTGAAAATGCAGGAACCTTAGAGGAAGTGTATGAACCATTCTTAATTCAAGAAGGATATTTAGTTCGTACACAACGTGGACGTAAAGCTACTCCTAAATCATTTGAGCATTTGGGAATCTTTCCTTCCAATCCGCAAGGGAATTTATTCTAA